One region of Azoarcus sp. CIB genomic DNA includes:
- a CDS encoding TadE/TadG family type IV pilus assembly protein gives MAAVELALVMIPLIFLAFGITEFGRAIYHYNTLAKSVRDATRYLSQQGPGEGSGTARCLAVHGNRTCSGTPLAPGLTLSNVQVHDQSTDPGTHQNQATGSGAINLVTVTIDGYQFVSLVPFVATNITFGDISVTMRQVM, from the coding sequence GTGGCCGCAGTAGAACTGGCCCTCGTGATGATTCCGCTAATATTTTTGGCCTTTGGCATCACCGAGTTCGGGCGGGCGATATACCACTACAACACGCTCGCAAAGTCGGTTCGCGACGCCACGCGTTACCTGTCCCAACAGGGACCGGGCGAAGGGTCGGGTACGGCCAGATGCCTCGCAGTGCATGGTAACCGGACTTGCAGCGGCACCCCACTTGCCCCCGGCCTAACTTTGTCAAACGTCCAGGTACACGACCAGAGTACCGACCCTGGCACGCACCAGAACCAGGCCACCGGTAGCGGGGCGATCAACCTGGTAACGGTGACGATCGATGGTTACCAGTTTGTTTCGCTGGTGCCATTTGTCGCAACGAACATCACGTTTGGCGACATCAGCGTCACGATGAGACAGGTGATGTGA
- a CDS encoding TadE family protein has translation MKQNMPFKIGNRSQRGVAAVEFALVAGLFFSLLIGVMEMGRVLFYWNTATEATRLGARIAVVCDVNDSAIRAKMSSLFPMVSGDTIQVLYSPEGCGVETCDEVTVRIQPVAVTTLIPYIPLTLNLPAFATTLPRESLASSVDDVSNPVCQ, from the coding sequence ATGAAACAGAATATGCCCTTCAAGATCGGCAACAGGAGCCAACGGGGCGTGGCCGCAGTAGAGTTCGCGCTCGTGGCCGGACTGTTCTTCAGCCTGCTGATTGGCGTAATGGAGATGGGGCGGGTGCTTTTCTACTGGAACACTGCGACAGAGGCGACCCGCCTCGGAGCGCGAATCGCGGTCGTATGCGACGTCAACGATTCGGCAATCAGGGCAAAGATGAGCAGCCTCTTTCCGATGGTATCTGGAGACACCATTCAGGTTCTGTATTCCCCTGAGGGCTGTGGCGTCGAAACTTGCGATGAAGTTACCGTCCGCATCCAGCCGGTCGCGGTGACAACGCTGATACCGTACATCCCACTCACCCTGAATCTGCCCGCCTTCGCAACCACGCTACCTCGCGAGAGCTTGGCGAGCTCGGTAGATGACGTCAGCAATCCGGTGTGTCAATGA
- a CDS encoding AAA family ATPase: MKIKILSDSHDNAERLRATLVQAGRTMDVAVGHATSSDPIGAINGTVPDIVVLDAFKPSGLAALEQLTLRYPQVDPIIITSDTSSEFLLQAFRAGVREVLPTGPSAEALQAALARITHKRGVVAGPAADGKILAMTSCKGGSGATFLATNLAWVLAAAHGKRVALIDLNLQFGDAAMYVTDQKPASNLALVCQQIHRLDAAFLGSAMIEVAPNFHLLAAPDDPAHATDVKAEHVEAILKVARANYDFVIVDVGRSLDAVSLQPFDMADMIFPVVQLTLPFIREAKRLVAVLMSLGYPMSKVGLIVNRHQKNAEISLQDLERTVNSKVFKAVPNCYEEVAASVNQGEPIARLAKNSPVTKALREIAASLDTAPERNGKGWLSRLFTTH, encoded by the coding sequence ATGAAGATCAAGATTCTTTCCGACAGCCATGACAACGCGGAGCGCCTGCGCGCGACGCTGGTTCAGGCAGGCAGGACGATGGACGTCGCGGTCGGCCATGCGACGTCCAGCGATCCGATCGGTGCGATCAATGGCACGGTGCCCGACATCGTCGTGCTCGATGCCTTCAAGCCGAGCGGCTTGGCAGCACTCGAGCAGTTGACGCTCCGATACCCGCAGGTGGATCCCATCATCATCACCTCGGATACGTCCTCGGAATTTCTGCTGCAGGCCTTCCGTGCCGGCGTCCGCGAAGTCCTGCCGACCGGCCCCTCAGCCGAAGCACTCCAGGCGGCGCTAGCCCGCATCACGCACAAACGCGGGGTCGTCGCCGGCCCTGCCGCCGACGGCAAGATCCTCGCAATGACCTCGTGCAAGGGCGGCAGCGGCGCGACTTTTCTCGCAACCAACCTCGCGTGGGTGCTGGCAGCGGCGCACGGCAAGCGGGTCGCGCTGATCGATCTGAACCTGCAATTCGGCGACGCCGCGATGTACGTCACCGACCAGAAACCGGCAAGCAATCTCGCATTGGTCTGCCAGCAGATCCATCGACTGGACGCCGCGTTCCTCGGCTCGGCAATGATCGAGGTCGCGCCCAACTTCCATCTGCTCGCGGCACCGGACGATCCGGCGCATGCGACTGACGTGAAGGCCGAGCACGTCGAAGCGATCCTCAAGGTCGCGCGTGCGAATTACGACTTCGTCATCGTCGACGTCGGCCGCTCGCTGGACGCGGTAAGCCTGCAGCCATTTGACATGGCAGACATGATCTTTCCGGTGGTGCAACTCACCTTGCCGTTCATCCGCGAGGCAAAGCGGCTCGTCGCTGTGCTGATGTCCCTCGGATACCCCATGTCCAAGGTAGGGCTGATCGTCAATCGTCATCAGAAAAATGCCGAGATCAGCTTGCAGGATCTGGAGCGCACGGTGAATTCGAAAGTCTTCAAGGCGGTGCCGAATTGTTACGAGGAGGTCGCCGCATCGGTGAATCAGGGCGAGCCGATTGCACGGCTGGCAAAGAACAGTCCAGTGACGAAGGCCTTGCGTGAGATCGCCGCGTCGCTCGACACCGCGCCGGAACGGAATGGCAAGGGCTGGCTCTCGCGTCTGTTCACCACTCATTAA
- a CDS encoding CpaF family protein has protein sequence MSLRQRLESVSPEGALRPQAAPDTGASKAYQSLKMRIHQLLLSRIDLEAMENLAPERLREELRLMVERLLAEENVVVNANERRDLVRDIQYEMLGLGPIEPLLADPTVSDILINGSQQVYVERHGKIEHTNVTFSDDAHLMKIIDKIVSRVGRRVDESSPMVDARLPDGSRVNAIIPPLALDGPVVSIRRFAAIPLTIEKLIEFKALTPGMAELLAGLVRAKVNILISGGTGSGKTTLLNILSHNIPEDERIVTIEDAAELQLQQPHVVRLETRPPNIEGKGEVTQRSLVRNALRMRPDRIILGETRGAEAFDVLQAMNTGHEGSMTTVHANTPRDALGRMENMIGMSGANLPPKVARAQIASAIGVIVQASRLTDGKRKLMSIQEITGMEGDMITMQEIFTFRQQGISEAGVVQGQFAATGVRPHFADRLRSFGIRLPEDMFDPTRRFE, from the coding sequence ATGAGTCTGCGTCAGCGCCTCGAATCAGTCTCGCCGGAAGGCGCCCTGCGCCCGCAGGCCGCGCCCGACACCGGAGCCAGCAAGGCTTACCAAAGCCTGAAGATGCGCATCCATCAATTGCTGCTGTCACGCATCGACCTGGAGGCGATGGAGAACCTCGCCCCCGAGCGGCTGCGCGAAGAATTGCGCCTGATGGTCGAGCGCCTGCTCGCCGAAGAGAACGTCGTCGTCAACGCGAACGAACGGCGCGACCTGGTGCGCGACATCCAGTACGAGATGCTCGGGTTGGGGCCGATCGAACCGCTGCTCGCCGATCCGACCGTATCGGACATTCTGATCAACGGCTCCCAGCAGGTCTACGTCGAACGCCACGGCAAGATCGAGCACACGAACGTCACCTTCAGCGACGACGCGCACCTGATGAAGATCATCGACAAAATCGTGTCGCGGGTCGGACGGCGGGTCGATGAATCGAGCCCGATGGTTGACGCGCGCCTGCCCGACGGTTCGCGGGTGAACGCGATCATCCCGCCGCTCGCGCTCGACGGCCCGGTGGTGTCGATTCGCCGCTTCGCGGCGATTCCGCTGACGATCGAGAAGCTGATCGAGTTCAAGGCACTAACCCCCGGAATGGCTGAACTGCTCGCCGGGCTGGTGCGCGCCAAGGTAAACATCCTGATCTCCGGCGGCACCGGCAGCGGCAAAACGACGCTGCTGAACATCCTGTCGCACAACATTCCCGAGGATGAACGCATCGTCACGATCGAGGATGCGGCCGAGCTGCAGCTGCAGCAGCCTCACGTGGTGCGCCTCGAAACCCGCCCGCCGAACATCGAGGGTAAGGGTGAGGTGACGCAGCGCTCCCTCGTACGCAATGCGCTGCGCATGCGGCCGGATCGCATCATCCTCGGCGAGACGCGTGGCGCGGAGGCCTTCGACGTGCTGCAGGCGATGAATACCGGCCACGAGGGCTCGATGACGACGGTGCATGCGAACACCCCGCGTGATGCGCTGGGCCGCATGGAGAACATGATCGGCATGTCCGGCGCGAATCTGCCGCCAAAGGTCGCGCGCGCCCAGATCGCCAGCGCGATCGGCGTGATCGTGCAGGCGAGCCGCCTGACCGACGGCAAGCGCAAGCTGATGAGCATCCAGGAGATCACCGGCATGGAGGGTGACATGATCACGATGCAGGAGATCTTCACCTTCCGCCAGCAGGGCATCTCGGAGGCGGGTGTTGTGCAAGGGCAGTTCGCAGCAACCGGCGTGCGCCCGCACTTCGCCGATCGCCTGCGTTCCTTCGGCATCCGCTTGCCCGAGGACATGTTCGACCCGACGCGACGCTTCGAGTGA
- a CDS encoding type II secretion system F family protein, with product MDILTLLFALAIFIAVVLFLEGGYLWWASTHSAEVKRLNRRLEEVSTGVQGARAASLYKEQNATGSARGDRLLSAITQLEGVNRMIIQSRLPLTLTQFLGWTVALAALGFALPVLLNRPMFVGLVGGGVLAALPTFYVLRARTQHMQRFERQLPEALDLMGRAMRAGHAFPTAIKMVAEEMKDPIGGEYRILFDEMNYGVPQQTALLNLASRTDSTDLSYFVIAVLIQRESGGNLAELLDNISAIIRARLKLYGEIRTLSAEGRLSAWILGSLPFATAAMVNIVNPDFMKVLWEDPAGINFIYGALCMMVFGVLWMRKIIRIRV from the coding sequence ATGGACATCCTGACCCTGCTCTTTGCGCTCGCGATCTTCATCGCGGTCGTGCTTTTCCTCGAAGGCGGCTACCTGTGGTGGGCCTCGACGCACAGCGCGGAAGTGAAGCGCCTCAACCGACGTCTCGAAGAGGTTTCGACCGGCGTGCAGGGCGCGCGCGCTGCATCGCTATATAAGGAGCAGAACGCGACGGGCTCGGCACGGGGCGACCGCCTGCTCTCGGCGATAACGCAGCTGGAAGGCGTGAATCGGATGATCATCCAATCTCGCCTGCCGCTGACGCTCACCCAGTTCCTGGGCTGGACCGTGGCACTCGCTGCGCTCGGCTTCGCGCTGCCGGTGCTGCTGAACCGGCCGATGTTCGTCGGCCTGGTCGGCGGCGGCGTACTGGCCGCGCTACCGACATTTTATGTGCTGCGAGCACGTACCCAGCACATGCAGCGCTTCGAACGGCAGTTGCCGGAGGCCCTCGACCTGATGGGGCGGGCGATGCGTGCAGGGCATGCGTTTCCAACGGCAATCAAGATGGTCGCGGAAGAAATGAAGGACCCGATCGGCGGTGAGTATCGCATTCTGTTCGACGAGATGAATTACGGCGTGCCGCAGCAGACGGCGCTGCTGAACCTTGCCTCACGCACCGACAGCACTGACCTGAGCTACTTCGTGATCGCAGTCCTGATCCAGCGCGAATCCGGTGGCAATCTCGCCGAACTGCTGGACAACATCAGCGCGATCATCCGCGCACGCCTGAAGCTGTATGGCGAGATCCGGACGTTGTCGGCCGAGGGGCGGCTGTCGGCGTGGATTCTCGGCAGTCTGCCGTTCGCGACGGCGGCAATGGTCAACATCGTGAACCCGGACTTCATGAAGGTCCTGTGGGAGGACCCCGCGGGCATCAACTTCATATATGGCGCGCTATGCATGATGGTCTTCGGCGTGCTGTGGATGCGCAAGATCATCCGCATCCGGGTCTAG
- a CDS encoding type II secretion system F family protein, whose amino-acid sequence MNYTQVAFLGLLFVAVSAGAFFVMSLFSRSPTADRLNALSGGKVATGPSADTWIERTEKLTRPFAKLSTPEDSDDTSALRARFMHAGIRHASAPLAFFGIKTALALGFPLVAYFTVLISSPGLEFQGTLLVVLLAATVGYYLPNMVLNRLVFVRQREIFETFPDALDLMTVCVEAGLGVEAALVRVADEMQHKSETLAEELHLVTLELRAGLERARALRNLANRTGVEEVEGFVAMIIQAERFGTSIAASLRVHSDMLRTRRRQRAEEAAAKIALKLLFPLIFFIFPSLMLVLLGPAMIQIYRILLPTMAGGN is encoded by the coding sequence ATGAACTATACCCAAGTCGCATTTCTTGGACTGCTGTTCGTCGCGGTCTCGGCCGGTGCGTTCTTTGTAATGAGCCTGTTCTCGCGCTCGCCGACAGCCGATCGCCTGAACGCGCTCTCTGGGGGGAAAGTTGCGACGGGCCCGTCTGCCGACACCTGGATCGAGCGCACGGAAAAGCTCACCCGCCCGTTCGCGAAGCTCTCGACCCCTGAGGACAGCGATGACACGTCCGCGCTGCGTGCGCGCTTCATGCATGCGGGCATTCGGCACGCGTCCGCACCGCTCGCCTTCTTCGGTATCAAGACAGCGTTAGCGCTAGGTTTCCCGCTGGTGGCGTATTTCACGGTGCTGATTTCGAGCCCCGGATTAGAATTTCAGGGAACCTTGCTCGTCGTGCTCTTAGCAGCAACCGTCGGCTACTACCTGCCCAACATGGTGCTGAATCGCTTGGTCTTCGTGCGCCAGCGCGAGATCTTCGAGACCTTCCCCGATGCGCTCGACCTGATGACGGTCTGCGTCGAGGCCGGGCTTGGCGTCGAGGCGGCGCTGGTTCGCGTCGCAGATGAGATGCAGCACAAGAGCGAGACGCTCGCGGAGGAGCTGCATCTGGTCACGCTGGAACTGCGCGCCGGCTTGGAGCGCGCGCGCGCCTTGCGCAACCTCGCCAACCGCACCGGTGTCGAGGAGGTCGAAGGCTTCGTCGCGATGATCATTCAGGCCGAGCGGTTCGGCACCAGCATTGCCGCCTCGTTGCGCGTCCATTCCGACATGCTGCGCACGCGCCGCCGCCAGCGCGCCGAGGAAGCCGCCGCGAAAATCGCGCTGAAACTGTTGTTCCCGCTGATCTTCTTCATCTTTCCGTCACTGATGCTGGTGCTACTCGGGCCGGCAATGATCCAGATCTACCGCATCCTGCTGCCGACCATGGCTGGCGGCAATTGA
- a CDS encoding LytR C-terminal domain-containing protein, whose translation MNRYALTLKPVLAAIVLGACSTTPDMPKDAWKIAPVLTVRHSGPTAAGFYALGRVKEAQGATAQAIDAYRKALGADPSHTASWNAIGALHMQSGRIEEGLQALERAVSLSPATSHLHNNLGYALLLAGRDDDAAKALRRAVEVDGSNRRAWSNLATAYRRLGALDQAEFAEARASGRWPTAPATPTMTARTSRQPTAQAAASGPALATQQPLPAVAVNVAPTPATTPAAPATPAAPTTPTAPAVTISTVLSEASPAATPIAALAPAIATAPAKATVESVPAAGIETQTAALGFAPVTPAPIRTAAAPLATMTPSATLVKVAENVFELRNAPTATGATAIAEAAAIIAAAAPPAPAVARSSVVAGTTPAAQSLATSAAKSAARYEVANGHGGEGLARRLAGLLGQQGFARPRLTNQVPYNQAASVIQYRDGYRASAEAFASQLPFRPTVLATASGDLRVDVRLVLGRDLTTSDACAVLGLCARIAQTRAPKLAAARGGAD comes from the coding sequence ATGAACAGGTACGCACTCACCCTGAAGCCCGTGCTCGCGGCCATCGTCCTCGGCGCCTGCAGCACCACGCCGGACATGCCCAAAGACGCATGGAAGATTGCCCCCGTACTAACGGTGCGCCATAGCGGCCCGACCGCCGCGGGTTTCTACGCGCTCGGTCGCGTCAAGGAAGCGCAGGGCGCCACCGCGCAGGCCATCGACGCCTACCGCAAGGCGCTCGGCGCCGACCCGAGCCACACTGCGTCCTGGAATGCCATAGGCGCGCTGCACATGCAGTCGGGGCGTATCGAGGAGGGTCTGCAGGCCCTTGAGCGCGCGGTCAGTCTCTCCCCCGCGACCAGCCACCTGCACAACAACCTGGGCTATGCCCTGCTGCTCGCCGGTCGTGATGACGACGCGGCGAAGGCGCTGCGGCGCGCGGTGGAAGTGGATGGCAGCAACCGCCGCGCGTGGAGCAATCTCGCGACCGCGTACCGGCGTCTGGGGGCGCTCGACCAGGCAGAATTTGCGGAAGCACGTGCGAGTGGCCGCTGGCCGACCGCGCCCGCCACACCCACGATGACTGCCAGGACCTCACGCCAGCCTACTGCCCAGGCGGCCGCAAGCGGACCCGCACTGGCCACTCAACAGCCTTTGCCCGCAGTTGCGGTAAACGTCGCGCCGACACCCGCCACGACACCGGCGGCACCGGCGACACCGGCAGCACCGACGACGCCAACCGCACCGGCCGTGACGATCAGCACCGTGCTTAGCGAAGCGTCGCCGGCTGCGACCCCGATCGCAGCTCTGGCGCCTGCCATCGCGACTGCGCCGGCCAAGGCAACCGTCGAAAGCGTTCCGGCTGCCGGCATCGAAACCCAAACCGCCGCCCTCGGCTTCGCTCCGGTAACACCGGCGCCCATCCGGACCGCTGCTGCACCCTTGGCGACTATGACGCCGAGCGCAACCCTGGTGAAAGTGGCGGAAAACGTGTTCGAACTGCGCAACGCGCCAACGGCGACCGGCGCGACCGCAATCGCCGAAGCCGCCGCGATCATCGCTGCGGCAGCGCCTCCGGCGCCAGCCGTTGCTCGTTCTTCCGTGGTTGCAGGAACGACACCGGCTGCGCAATCACTTGCCACCAGCGCAGCGAAATCGGCCGCACGATATGAGGTCGCGAACGGCCATGGCGGCGAAGGGCTCGCGAGGCGGCTTGCGGGGCTGCTCGGCCAGCAAGGTTTCGCCCGCCCGCGTCTGACGAATCAGGTTCCGTACAACCAGGCCGCATCGGTGATCCAGTACCGCGATGGCTATCGCGCTTCGGCCGAAGCCTTCGCATCGCAGCTGCCGTTCCGGCCCACGGTTCTGGCCACGGCGAGCGGCGACCTGAGGGTGGATGTTCGACTGGTGCTCGGACGAGATCTCACGACCAGCGATGCGTGCGCGGTGCTGGGCCTGTGCGCGCGGATCGCCCAAACGCGGGCGCCGAAACTCGCCGCTGCGCGCGGCGGAGCCGATTGA
- a CDS encoding type II toxin-antitoxin system RelE/ParE family toxin yields MSGYDIQQTRRFARQYKKLHDNVVVDVDIAVASIAENPAIGERKKGDLAELMVVKFRSQGQLYLLGYTVAEQVRLVYLESVGPHENFYRDLKRP; encoded by the coding sequence GTGAGCGGTTACGACATTCAGCAAACGCGCCGATTTGCCCGCCAGTACAAGAAGCTGCACGACAACGTCGTTGTCGACGTCGACATTGCAGTCGCGTCCATCGCGGAAAACCCCGCGATAGGTGAGCGCAAGAAAGGGGATTTGGCAGAGCTGATGGTCGTCAAGTTTCGCAGCCAGGGGCAACTCTATTTGCTTGGATACACGGTCGCAGAGCAAGTCAGGTTGGTATATCTGGAATCCGTTGGTCCTCACGAGAACTTTTACAGGGATTTGAAACGACCCTGA
- a CDS encoding ParD-like family protein has protein sequence MSTTTSIRIDQTLYNQAKADAAAEHRTIAGQIEFWAKVGRAALDNPDLPVSFVAESLASMAEAREEATPFVPRSRQQ, from the coding sequence ATGTCCACCACCACCTCTATTCGAATTGACCAGACGCTTTACAACCAGGCCAAGGCTGATGCCGCCGCTGAGCATCGCACCATCGCAGGCCAGATTGAATTCTGGGCAAAGGTGGGGAGGGCGGCGCTCGACAATCCCGACCTGCCGGTAAGTTTTGTCGCCGAGTCTCTCGCATCGATGGCCGAGGCACGCGAGGAGGCTACGCCCTTCGTGCCCCGGAGTCGTCAGCAGTGA
- a CDS encoding cation acetate symporter, translating into MKASTISRFAAGLFSLSIAASAVAGDAIAQTEKQGLNLHAILMFFIFVVLTLVITYWAASRTKSTADFYTAGGGITGWQNGLAIAGDYMSAATLLGLTAMMYTQGVDAYIYMIAFFVGWPIILFLMAERLRNLGKFTFADITAYRLDQGKVRTMAAISSLTVVCFYLVAQMVGAGQLIKLLFGLDYNIALFVVGALMMVYVTFGGMVATTWVQIIKACMLLIGGTTVMLLAFSQFGFSFDELTTRAMEVHKLGGKLLSPGSLLADPVTAISLGLGLMFGTAGLPHILMRFFTVTDAKEARKSVLYASGIVAYFFNVIAIMGLCAILIVGTNPEFFEGGQLGGKVIGGGNMIAMHLAKAVGGNLLLGFLSAVAFATILAVVAGLALAGASAISHDIYSRVIMKGKASETTELKVSKFATIGLGIVAVLLGMAFEKMNIAFMVALAFGVAASANFPVLILSMYWKGLTTRGALWGGYSGLFSAVTFVVLSKSVWVDVLHNAAAIFPYTQPALFSMPIAFILAIVVSKMDSSVGAQKEIEAFEDQYVRAQTGVGAETASSH; encoded by the coding sequence ATGAAAGCTTCCACGATTTCCCGTTTCGCCGCCGGCCTGTTCTCGCTCTCGATCGCCGCATCGGCTGTCGCCGGTGATGCCATCGCCCAGACGGAAAAGCAGGGCCTCAACCTGCACGCGATCCTGATGTTCTTCATCTTCGTGGTGCTGACCCTTGTCATCACCTACTGGGCCGCCTCGCGTACCAAGTCGACCGCTGACTTCTACACCGCCGGCGGTGGCATCACCGGCTGGCAGAACGGCCTCGCGATCGCCGGTGACTACATGTCCGCCGCGACCCTGCTCGGTCTCACCGCGATGATGTACACGCAGGGCGTCGATGCGTACATCTACATGATCGCGTTCTTCGTCGGCTGGCCCATCATCCTGTTCCTGATGGCCGAGCGCCTGCGCAACCTCGGCAAGTTCACCTTCGCCGACATCACCGCCTACCGCCTCGACCAGGGCAAGGTGCGCACGATGGCCGCCATCAGCTCGCTGACCGTGGTGTGCTTCTACCTCGTCGCCCAGATGGTCGGCGCCGGCCAGCTCATCAAGCTGCTGTTCGGCCTCGACTACAACATCGCGCTGTTCGTGGTCGGCGCGCTGATGATGGTGTACGTCACCTTCGGCGGCATGGTCGCGACGACCTGGGTGCAGATCATCAAGGCCTGCATGCTGCTCATCGGCGGCACCACCGTGATGCTGCTCGCGTTCAGCCAGTTCGGCTTCAGCTTCGATGAGCTGACCACGCGTGCGATGGAAGTGCACAAGCTCGGCGGCAAGCTCCTCTCCCCGGGCAGCCTGCTCGCCGATCCGGTCACCGCGATCTCGCTCGGCCTCGGCCTGATGTTCGGTACCGCTGGCCTGCCGCACATCCTGATGCGCTTCTTCACCGTCACGGACGCCAAGGAAGCGCGCAAGTCGGTGCTCTACGCATCGGGCATCGTCGCGTACTTCTTCAACGTCATCGCCATCATGGGCCTGTGCGCGATCCTGATCGTCGGCACCAACCCCGAGTTCTTCGAGGGCGGCCAGCTCGGCGGCAAGGTCATCGGCGGCGGCAACATGATCGCCATGCACCTCGCCAAGGCGGTCGGCGGCAACCTGCTGCTCGGCTTCCTGTCGGCCGTGGCCTTCGCGACCATCCTCGCGGTCGTCGCCGGTCTCGCACTGGCTGGCGCCTCGGCGATCTCGCACGACATCTACTCCCGCGTCATCATGAAGGGCAAGGCGTCGGAGACGACCGAACTGAAGGTGTCCAAGTTCGCGACCATCGGCCTCGGCATCGTCGCAGTCCTGCTCGGCATGGCCTTCGAGAAGATGAACATCGCGTTCATGGTCGCGCTCGCCTTCGGCGTCGCAGCTTCGGCCAACTTCCCGGTGCTGATCCTGTCGATGTACTGGAAGGGCCTGACGACCCGTGGCGCGCTGTGGGGCGGTTACTCCGGCCTGTTCAGCGCCGTGACCTTCGTCGTGCTGTCGAAGTCGGTGTGGGTGGACGTGCTGCACAACGCGGCCGCGATCTTCCCCTACACGCAGCCGGCGCTGTTCTCGATGCCGATCGCCTTCATCCTCGCGATCGTCGTTTCGAAGATGGACAGCAGTGTCGGCGCACAGAAGGAAATCGAAGCCTTCGAAGACCAGTACGTGCGCGCGCAGACCGGCGTCGGCGCAGAGACGGCTTCGTCGCACTGA
- a CDS encoding DUF485 domain-containing protein, which produces MSVSMYAHIRRNPRFMELVEKRTRFATILSIIVLTIFYGFVLLVAFAPGLIAKQLSEGSNLTFGVAAGLFQFVFFWVLTLVYVRRANGEFDDINNEIVRAAFKEEK; this is translated from the coding sequence ATGTCTGTATCAATGTATGCGCACATCAGGCGCAATCCGCGCTTTATGGAACTCGTCGAGAAGCGCACCCGCTTCGCGACGATCCTGTCGATCATCGTCCTGACGATCTTCTACGGCTTCGTCCTGCTCGTCGCGTTCGCGCCCGGGCTGATCGCGAAGCAGCTGTCGGAAGGCAGCAACCTGACCTTCGGCGTCGCCGCCGGCCTGTTCCAGTTCGTGTTCTTCTGGGTGCTGACGCTGGTCTACGTGCGTCGCGCCAACGGCGAGTTCGACGACATCAACAACGAAATCGTGCGTGCCGCGTTTAAGGAAGAAAAATAA
- a CDS encoding enoyl-CoA hydratase-related protein yields MSGEILFSTDGDIATLTLSNPDKLNAIDSAMWIALREAFERIAATPPLRCVILRGAGDKAFAAGGDIEEFLTVRATVDDALHYHDTLVAAALDAIRACAIPTVAAIQGACVGGGLEIAGCCDLRIAGESARFGAPINRLGFSMYPGEMAGLLDLVGPAVLLEILLEGRILDAREALQKGLLTRVTDDEKVLDEARASAARIVAGAPLVARWHKQWVHRLMRGGALSEEEKRAAFDFLATDDYREGLDAFFAKRKPVFTGR; encoded by the coding sequence ATGAGCGGCGAGATACTTTTTTCCACCGATGGCGACATCGCCACGCTGACCCTCTCCAACCCCGACAAGCTGAACGCGATCGACTCCGCGATGTGGATCGCGCTGCGCGAAGCCTTCGAGCGCATCGCCGCGACTCCCCCACTGCGCTGCGTGATCCTGCGCGGTGCGGGCGACAAGGCGTTCGCGGCGGGGGGCGACATCGAGGAGTTCCTGACCGTGCGCGCGACCGTCGACGACGCGCTGCATTACCACGACACGCTGGTCGCCGCGGCGCTGGACGCGATCCGCGCGTGTGCGATTCCGACCGTGGCCGCGATCCAGGGCGCCTGCGTCGGAGGCGGGCTGGAGATCGCCGGCTGCTGTGACCTGCGCATCGCCGGCGAGTCGGCGCGCTTCGGTGCCCCGATCAACCGCCTGGGCTTCTCGATGTATCCGGGCGAGATGGCGGGCCTGCTGGATCTGGTCGGCCCGGCGGTGTTGCTGGAGATCCTGCTCGAGGGGCGCATCCTCGACGCGCGCGAGGCGCTGCAGAAGGGGTTGCTGACGCGCGTGACCGACGACGAGAAGGTGCTGGACGAGGCCCGCGCGAGCGCAGCGCGCATCGTCGCCGGCGCCCCGCTGGTCGCACGCTGGCACAAGCAGTGGGTGCACCGGCTGATGCGCGGCGGCGCCCTGAGTGAGGAAGAAAAGCGCGCGGCGTTCGACTTCCTCGCGACGGACGACTACCGCGAGGGGCTGGACGCGTTCTTCGCGAAGCGCAAGCCGGTGTTCACCGGGCGCTGA